The Entelurus aequoreus isolate RoL-2023_Sb linkage group LG11, RoL_Eaeq_v1.1, whole genome shotgun sequence genome includes the window TATGTCTCTGTCATAGAGCAAACACTCTGTCCTCTTTTCTTCCAGGACCGTGAGAGGCTGGAAGAAGAGACGCAAAGACTTATCAAGTCTGGAGCCGCAGGGACTGTGCTGCATCACGCCCTGGAGCAACAGAACGACTGGTTCCAGAGAGCCAACGCCAAGCTGCGGGAGCTGGAGACTCAGCTTGTGGAGCGGCAGAACGCCTATTGTTCCCATATCCAGCCCAGAGATAAGCGCCTGGAGATGGAGAAGAACATTCTGCTGAAGGCTGTCAAAGAGCCCGTTGCAGATGAACTTGATCTGGAGGCTGATTTAAAAGATATATTTAAGAGAGATAAGCATTGTGCTGACTTGCTTAACATGGACAAGAGGAAGAACGGAAGTCTCATGTGGGTGTATCTCAAGTACTGGCAGCTGCAGGTCACTGTTCAGAAACATAGGAGAGCCGAGCAGGCCATTCTAGGAGGGAACATGAAACCCCAAACTAAATGATGACGAGGCAATCTTTTAAGACtaaaatattgttttgtatttccCCCCGCAATTTTTCACACATATTTACAGTGTCTTTAAGAACAAAATTAACAATAATCTAACAATAGTATTAAGCAGATAAATTGAGGCAGAAAACGTTTTTTTAGTCAGCAATGCACACATTCAGCGACACACAGGAGTTCATTAAAGCAGGCCACAAGGTTATTCACTTGTACTTTAACAAGCAGGAGCTGCCCCTGTCGCTGCCATTCCAATCACGAGGCTCTTTCAGGTTTCCCGTAATCGGCCGAGAGCCCATTCTCAACTGTCAGCTATTTTAAGTGTCAAGATTGGTAAAAAATAATCGTTTTGCGTCACAACAAAACAACTCAAGCAGAAGAACGATGAGTTAACAAGGTACATTTAGGACAAGTTTATTTTAAAACTAGTACTGTcaaatgatattttttttaaatcagactaATCACATTggaatttagattaatcatgattaattacaggttattACTGACGTGCCTAATTTGAAAAAGACCccaacatttggacaaaaatgcaatttttattgtcagaatgttctTCAGgaacactttttaaaatgttttacttgaatgcacatcatttgtttgtttaaaacttggtaacagttgtatctaaagttctgtgtatacatgattaatgcaatacttttttgtgattaatcacttaAAGTTACTCCATTATTTTTCCATCTCCTATTTAAAACACAGTTTTATACAGATATACTGCATTAAGTGGGGGTCCCCCGCTCCTATCTCCATCAGTTTGACGGTCTTGGAAAACAttgaatctttaaaaaatgtagctCAGGAATGAATAATCGGGAATGTCTTCATGAGGAAAGTATATGCCATTTTGTCACATTTGGGAAACGCAATGTAGATCAATTGTACCCCAAATTAGGACTCACTAGCTTTACCTATGAGATAATTGTGCTTCATTTAAGATGATGTCCACATTTGATACACAATGCAGGattgaaatatttttatttaaaacagaATTTGTGTAATTGAACTATATTTTCAATTTATGTGTGCCATGTTTTCTGAATGGACCATTTATTTTGGCTCCTCTTAAGACAAGGGCTGAAAAGGGAACACAggtaacaaaacacacacactaaattaCAATCGTGAGGATCTAAATTATGTTGGACGACAGTTCGTCTTGGAATTCAGTAGATTATGTTTAACTATTAACTATTTTATGGGAGCCAGAACTTTTATTTGGTAAAAATATTGACGATACCTGACAGTCAGCCAAACTTAAAAAGGTACTGTTTTATTGTGTAGCATATTCTGGTGAATGAAAACTGGATTTAATGTTGAGATAAAAATAAAGTCCTCACAATAAAGTTTGGTTTAAGAACTCCATCTATGTGCTTTAGTTTCCTCAACTCAAAAGTAaactgatatattttttttaacgaatGATATACATTTACTTACATGAACTGAACACCTCAGGGGGTCTTGATGAAAACTGAGGCCCTCTTGTCCAACGACAGGAACCTTTGACCTCACCAATGTTCTTCCAACAAGTCATTCCAGAGGACTGTAagctgttctaggtgcaaagggAGGCACCAACTCAATGGTAGGGCATATAGAGCTATTATGGAATGTCAAAGAAACTGCACTGCTACTGAAGCTGTACGCTGACTTCTCTGAAGCAGGGGTCTGCAACTCCTAGGGGGCCATGAACTTGTTAATTAGACTtttgaagaaagaaaaaaaaagtatattccctggcaatttttttattttacaaatgtgCACATCTTTAAATAGACATGATCACTTAACACACTGCAGTGAACATCCCTGTAGGACCTGTTTTTGTGTAAGATGTATTAGTAGGGGGTccccgctctctctctctctctccatcagtttggggaTCCCTGAACTGGAAAACATTGGACCCCTTCTCTAAAGTATACTACATTTCCATGTTATAGTAGTGTCGCTTGAAGATGTACTGCAATTAAAATGGTTGCAGAAACATGGAGGTGTGATCCTGTGAGAGACTGTCTGTAGCAAAATCTAATTAGTCCTAAACTTGGCACCCTGCATTCAGAAAGTcagaaaaacatacattttttacacaccaTAGATTTATTGCCAAAAGCAAGATAACATAGTTATTGACAAAATACGTCAGTCTTTACCACAAAAAAATGATTTCCTTCGTAGGAGAAAAACTAGCATTTACAGAGTGGGACGACATTACACAGCGTGTGTTAAAATGAAGTTGTGTACAGACAGAATCTACTGGCTGAACCAGGCAGGCCGCTTCCTGGGTCTCTCCACTATCCTCTTGTCTTTGTCCTCCTCGCTTGGCGTCTCGCCCGCATACAGGACAACAGTCTCCGCAGCCGGTGCCTTCAGAGGGCCACCCTCCATCTCTTTAATCTGATGACGGATCCGCGCGGTCTCCTTGCATACTTTAGCGTAGCAGAAGCCACACATGATGTGTTTCTGCTTTAAGTGGCCACACTCTGGACACGGCTCTATGTTTGTCTAAGGGAGAGAAAGTGAGTGTTTTAGTTATGAATACTCAGTGGACACTTCGCTTGGTACACTTTTCAATGTTtcaatcaatcgatgtttatttatatagccctaaatcacaagtgtctcaaagggctgcacaagccacaacgacatccgcggtacagagcccacataagggcaaggaaaaactcacaacccagtgggacgtcgatgtgaatgactatgagaaaccttggagaggaccgcatatgtgggtgacccccccctctaggggagaccggatgcaatggacgtcgagtgggtctgacataatattgtgaaagtccagttttGCATTCAATGAAAGTCAATACAAGAGCTGGAGGTCTTATTGGTTATTAATATCAACATTTTATCTTTTTCTTAGATTGTTAACCTTTGTTCTACTTTTCCTATTTGTGCTGTTTTTCCCCTGTTTATTTAGATTTTTATAGTGTGCTGGGGACCAATAAACAATTCACAGGCCACACAGCCCCTGCTTTTATAGCTTTCTGTTGGTATCGGGTGTATCGTGTGAGCAACCACAGCACTTGTTGACTATTTAGCAAATCTTCATTCGCAGCGAGGGACCGATTAAAATTAAAAGCAAGAAGTGTAATGTTATTGCAGCTGAAACTAATCACTGCATTACATCAATCACTTTATAATAATTAAGGATGCACGATATATGTGGCAGATAATTATTGACCGACAATGGCAATTTATGTCACATCAAGAATTAtgataatatgataataaaaatTCAACCTATAAAACGAGCCGATAATAATAAAGGCTTATCAATTTTGTGATTATAGTGATGTCATGATACTGGCATGTTGTGTACAGAGAAAAAGCATCATGACGCGGCAGTCACCAATGTGGGCTTCATTTACTGTGTCGGAAAAAATAAATTTCACTCGCAGTATGCAAAACTTGTTCTGCAGAAGTTCCACCAGGAGGCATGAAAAAAAGCGTAATACGGGACGTCGCCCTGCCTCTTACGGTCCTCCTATATTTAAGATTATACATAATCAAATATTACACataatattattaaatattgtGTTTGTCCCTTGGTGATTTTGGTTTGGGGGGACACAGGAGTCACAGCGGGTTCTTGCATGGATTCCCTCTGGTACCaagtatttttttgtgtgtgtggcaTTTAgagctgcacgattaatcgacatcaAATTGACATaaaggttttaattagtgtgaTTACGTAACCGCAAgaggctgatttttttttttccccgccgtcaccggcatttgagtgacagacatgttcacCAATCAGAATTGTCGAGCCCTGTGTTTGTTCATCTCTTGCTTCAAACAGGGAGCAAGAGGTCTCAGACTGTGCATTGCTCTTAGCACCAAAGCATATTTATTTAagagtagaattaactgaacgcagtgagccctcttttcagtcattcacaatctttgtatcGGTGGAGACTATAGCGGGGCGCCAGCTTACACAAACACAGGAAGCACAGACAGCCTCCCTACTTGTGACTCGCTAGTAAGAAGTGCCGCAAAGTAACAAAcattaggaggaaaaaaatatgattacaaagccaaatgttccGTTGTGGTTATATTAAAGCGTCAAATCAGATGGGCGATATGAGCCCATAAACATGGATGAACGAGAATGCTGTGATCATGTGACGGCAACAAAAAGACCACGTCCGACCTTGTTTTCcaactggggaaaaaaatgcactttaagatagATGTTCAATACTTACTTAAGCTAAATTTTTGCTCACATAAATTAGTCCcgttaatttttttgttgtttatttatttaagataAAGTTATTTACTTTCCAATCAATGGTATACAAATTCTAcactaatgagaaataaaagtgtaTATCCTGGTTACTTGCAATATTGTTAGATATTATGATtgcattacattataaacactgtatagttttttGGGGGATATTTGAagtgagtgaattatattttatatactgtttttCTCTAGACACTCAAATAACTTTACATAgtgcattatctacatctttaagctatatTTAAGCTACTGTGGGAGGCAGCAAGGAGGGTAAAGGCTGGAATAAACTCtcttgtttgatttatagttATTCCGTGGGGAGTGGTGCCATACTTGTAATTAccttccaaaacactaagggaCAGTGTCTCCAGAAGGAGCAACTGCAGCTGTTGTACGCTAGATAATGTGTGTTTCCTTCCTGTGCCGAGTGACGTCAACCACTGAACCACAACATCAACGTCGTctacactggaactaatcattcaaAATCATCGGTTTACTTTTAATGGACGTTTTACTTATAAACCAGAGGAAAATACTTTAATGAAGATAGACTGTGCAACTTCTGAACGACTCACGGCAGAGGACGCTATTATTATCTGTAACACTCTTTGGCCATTCAGGACACGTGACGAGAGAGAGCTaacatgtaattgtaaataaacaaaacagttCAATAACTATTGTAAGTTAACCACGTGCTGATGTTATTCTGTATGGTCATGTTCAGAATCCACAAATGTTTCGAAGTATACCATGCCTGAAAGATTATTGATGGAGAATGAgaggtgtgtgtgagaaaaagatgtgTGCGCACTAGAAAGAACATGTGTGGTATTGAACCTGTTAGCACAAGATtgacaataaaagttgaaaagagtGTCGTACTTGGTGACTTCGTCTGgacgcaacaacaacacaataagctTAAAAACAACACATATAGTAATCATTTTTAGAGCGCACCAAgatattaagtacacaatataagcttaatgcaaatgtttaatcactgttgTTTCATATCATACAATAACttgtgcatttcaagcacaaagtCTGCTCGTCTGTGTTCAGAAAAAACTGACTAATCACGGCTCTGCGTTCTGCGTCGCCGGCCACACGAGCCGAGGATTTTTGGGAGGTGCGAGAGGCTACACCAGGCTTAAAGTGTCTTTCCCAAAGACACAACAGCAGTCACTAGGATGTCaaaagctggaatcgaacctggaaccctgaagttgctggctcggccgctctaccaactgagccaaaTCAAGAGCATGATGGAGAGAAAAGCCCAGAGTAAGTCTGCATAcagccaaatattttttaaatgattgcaTATTCTTCTAATGTGTCACACTGTGAGACAAGTACCCGACAAGTCTTACTTTACTcgttttttctgtttttaatgcatttttatgtaGAAAAACATCAACATCGCAAATCGAATCGCATTGGGAATTatggagagaaaaatcgcaattagttcattttctcaaaatcgtgcagccctagtgGCTTTGATTACCCGGATGCCACATTTGGATGTACCTTGACTTTGATAAGTTTGCTCTCAGCCCTTCTCCTCGTTCGGTTGACCTCAATGGTGCGCCTCTTCTTGGGTGCTGCCATCCACAAGATGCTATCCAGGACGCCGGGAGGTCGTTTCAAGCTCGGCTGCTGCTCATCCACTTCCTGCTCGTCGATATGGGGCAGGAGACTGGGGCCATCAAATGCCAGTGCTGGAGCTGCACATCGACGACACAAGTATGGGCCATTGGTTTCGGGCACGTTTAACAATTTAAAGTGGTAAAACATCAGCATGGTAGAGTAAAAGTAGTTGCTAAACTCACCCAGTTGTCTTTCAATTCCTGCCACCTGGAGAAGTCTTTTTTCGATATGTAGTAATGAGCATCGTAACGTGTTCACTAATTCAACCAAATTCATCATTTTTGCCTCGTCTTAGTTCCTTCAAAACATGTCAACCCGTTCACGGTCATTGAATGTCGTCACTAACCAGCGACGAGactgtttcttcttcttcttcttttgcttTAAGCTTGATCCCCTAAAACTAATACTTGTGTTTTATTGCCATCTAGTGGTAGATAGTTTTAAGCAGCATcgatccatccatgttctaccacttgtctatTTCGGTAGTTTTATGAAACATTTGTATAATATTGTTATTCATCGTGATTACATTtcttacaacaaaaaatacaattcaTATAACATTATGGGTATTTTTAGTAAACATACAaattgcataagccaagcagagaactttacggtatatgttttaattgctggtgcgttttaatttattttaaatgcgccacaaaatagcccgttttgtatactgttgatgtgattctaTGCCCAGTAGGGTGtacatgtgttcctgtatagtatttctccagcaattatcatgtggtgacatcaattattaggggtgtggggaaaaatcgatttgaattccaatcgcgattttcacgttgtgcaattcagaatcgattgtcatttttaaaacatcgatatttaattatttttttttaatttttttatttttttcattaatcaatccaacaaaacaatacacagcaataccataacaatgcaatccaattccaaaaccaaacccgacccagcaacactcagaactgcaataaacagagcaattgataggagacacaaacacgacaaacaaaccaa containing:
- the LOC133660240 gene encoding coiled-coil domain-containing protein 127-like; the encoded protein is MNNLNDPPRWNIQPDQGEGGAGGGDGNQWNYALLVPMLGLAAFRWIWSRESQREIDNVKSHYEKDVSIVKSEVEARYQETLTETRRAAASLELELEKERQRAQGYRQAMISQRQQLVEERKRLQKDRERLEEETQRLIKSGAAGTVLHHALEQQNDWFQRANAKLRELETQLVERQNAYCSHIQPRDKRLEMEKNILLKAVKEPVADELDLEADLKDIFKRDKHCADLLNMDKRKNGSLMWVYLKYWQLQVTVQKHRRAEQAILGGNMKPQTK
- the mrpl32 gene encoding 39S ribosomal protein L32, mitochondrial, with protein sequence MMNLVELVNTLRCSLLHIEKRLLQVAGIERQLAPALAFDGPSLLPHIDEQEVDEQQPSLKRPPGVLDSILWMAAPKKRRTIEVNRTRRRAESKLIKVKTNIEPCPECGHLKQKHIMCGFCYAKVCKETARIRHQIKEMEGGPLKAPAAETVVLYAGETPSEEDKDKRIVERPRKRPAWFSQ